A window from Plasmodium malariae genome assembly, contig: PmUG01_00_27, whole genome shotgun sequence encodes these proteins:
- the PmUG01_00050500 gene encoding conserved Plasmodium protein, unknown function, with protein MSDSLHVFMDSVFHLTGYLHRLLFLMKELDKKEYDINKTIQEKEELYLENLNYIHKVKLEKYSNKHNNNVESNAESDSLNEYVSRNNGSSTAAVAMNVMIEQDKDGNKRDVLLDLSKSDHHFSEKKNKGKTGSNEGSVNTEDITIQRKKNKNCNNEATSISSYVILKENAQNKKDSAVMGDSLEPSAALPTLGIDNYCNAKTNVKLVIVKEEILDEYGKDEVQVKSEYASHVDNYDNNDDGNNDRGNNTSGNNTSGNNTSGNNTSGNNTSGNNISGNNISGNNNRYREGETKGEYDSVASTGSQKVRSFESALNSSEHRKVKKEREHKNNREQNNNATTLTYIKMEEHTHKGNSDDEEGTCEIKKPRTVFNETELNEYLNEIMHDREQCMALLREKICINNQISYMIKNNYEKLKNQYDKLFTEMEMNGETPPYFYNSSKSKNLHSEMEEHNNLKYRSSYTNGASATATATATANANANASGNASASATANANSTFNFSSTNYQYDLFDLERTKDDENDNATSKSTGRKHSVKYDEEYNPYNAEKNKRTKKAKKSKAQNSLTSKLRKNISDKNEHNSGNSGNEGNIANNISGNNKMKSNQQTDKNKYSNETNVTALNAENKDNTVDHTGSNCTSDPLKENSPSLDMPNKYDEKKRNEDYIKYEMGKPKDDNCVGSSEARDA; from the coding sequence ATGTCGGACTCACTTCATGTGTTTATGGACAGTGTTTTTCATCTAACGGGATATTTACATAGACTACTTTTCTTGATGAAAGAACTTGACAAAAAGGAATATGACATTAATAAAACGATtcaagaaaaagaagaattatatttagaaaacTTAAACTATATTCATAAGgttaaattagaaaaatactCTAACAAACATAATAACAATGTAGAGTCGAATGCAGAATCGGACTCCCTCAATGAATATGTAAGTAGGAATAACGGTTCGTCTACTGCCGCTGTTGCTATGAATGTAATGATAGAACAAGACAAAGATGGAAATAAACGAGATGTTCTCCTTGATCTATCCAAAAGTGATCATCAtttttctgaaaaaaaaaataaaggaaaaacgGGATCAAATGAAGGAAGTGTAAACACAGAAGATATTACTATACAAAGGAAGAAGAacaaaaattgtaataatgaAGCAACATCCATATCTTCTTATGtcatattaaaagaaaatgcacagaataaaaaagatagCGCTGTTATGGGTGATAGTCTTGAACCTTCAGCTGCATTGCCTACCTTGGGTATTGATAACTACTGTAATGCAAAAACAAATGTGAAATTAGTTATTGTAAAGGAGGAAATACTGGATGAGTATGGAAAGGACGAGGTACAGGTGAAGTCCGAATATGCCAGTCACGTGGATAACTACGACAATAACGATGACGGTAATAACGATAGAGGTAATAACACTAGCGGTAATAACACTAGCGGTAATAACACTAGCGGTAATAACACTAGCGGTAATAACACTAGCGGTAATAACATTAGCGGTAATAACATTAGCGGTAATAATAATCGTTATAGGGAGGGAGAAACGAAAGGGGAGTATGATAGTGTAGCAAGTACGGGTTCACAAAAAGTGAGATCATTCGAATCAGCGTTAAACAGTAGTGAACAtagaaaagttaaaaaagaGAGGGAACATAAAAACAATAGGGAACAAAATAACAATGCGACTACCTTGACTTACATAAAAATGGAGGAACACACACACAAAGGTAATTCCGATGATGAAGAAGGTACATGTGAGATTAAGAAACCGCGTACCGTATTTAATGAAACagaattaaatgaatacCTAAACGAAATCATGCATGATAGAGAACAGTGTATGGCATTgttaagagaaaaaatatgtataaacaatCAAATATcgtatatgataaaaaataattatgaaaaattaaaaaatcaatatgataaattatttactgAGATGGAAATGAATGGGGAAACACCTCCATACTTTTACAATTCAAGCAAAAGTAAAAATCTTCATTCTGAAATGGAAGaacataataatttgaagTATCGTAGTAGCTACACAAACGGAGCCAGTGCAACTGCAactgctactgctactgctaATGCTAATGCTAATGCTAGTGGTAATGCCAGTGCGAGTGCTACTGCTAACGCGAACTCTACTTTTAACTTTTCCAGTACCAACTACCAGTACGATTTATTCGATTTGGAAAGAACGAAAGATGATGAAAATGACAATGCTACAAGTAAAAGCACAGGCAGAAAACATTCAGTAAAGTATGATGAGGAGTATAACCCATATAatgcagaaaaaaataagaggacgaaaaaggcaaaaaaaagCAAGGCACAAAATAGTCTCACCAGTAAGCTTCGAAAAAACATAAGTGATAAGAATGAGCACAATAGTGGTAATAGCGGAAATGAAGGAAATATTGCAAATAATATTAGTggcaataataaaatgaagtcAAACCAACAAACtgacaaaaataaatactcaAACGAAACGAATGTAACCGCATTAAATGCAGAAAATAAGGACAACACTGTGGATCATACAGGAAGTAACTGCACTAGTGATCCTTTAAAGGAGAATTCTCCCTCATTGGATATGCCaaataaatatgatgaaaaaaaaagaaacgaaGATTATATTAAGTATGAAATGGGAAAACCAAAAGATGACAACTGTGTAGGCAGTTCAGAAGCTAGGGATGCATAG
- the RPN5 gene encoding 26S proteasome regulatory subunit p55, putative yields the protein MDDSAAKIIGNHDSLLTDPRIAQDFSAETDELLSKAENCFKVGDFELVMEELILLEKKCRQSYDGASTSKICCFILNKYKQTENYEKVSEYLVFFNKKRGQLKRTIIDMINLCKNWINEIEDKETKLNLINTLCAISEGKIFVEVERSEIIKILSKIKEDDGNIEEAANILQEVQVETFISMDKRDKTVYILEQMRLVLLRKDYIRCHVISRKINPSLLNTDEFADLKLTYYMYMIEYYINEESYSDVATCYEERFNTNIVLNDPNLWINELKCYIIFLVLSPFDEQQSKFLNLVKIEKKKLKEIPIFEQIVKDFINQDLIVWPLSYQEHLLNFFIFNDTKFVGGQNRWNLFKKKVMHHNIHVISNCYNQISLNRLSELLNATVDESESLLSELVSNKMLSSKIDRLHGIIKFGQKKNPENILNNWSPQINKILDLLEESSHLIQKERMLHEAKIKRMQLENKRI from the exons ATGGACGATAGTGCTGCTAAAATTATTGGAAATCATGACAGCCTTTTGACGGACCCAAGAATAGCTCAGGATTTTAGCGCTGAAACAGACGAGTTGCTGAGTAAGGCCGAGAATTGCTTTAAG GTAGGCGACTTCGAGCTAGTTATGGAGGAGCTCATTCTGCTGGAGAAGAAATGCAGGCAGTCGTACGACGGAGCATCGACGAGCAAGATTTgttgtttcattttaaataaatacaagcAAACGGAAAATTACGAAAAGGTGAGTGAGTActtagttttttttaataaaaaaaggggtCAGTTAAAAAGAACTATAATTGATATGATAAATTTGTGTAAAAACTGGATTAACGAAATTGAGGATAAGGAAACAAagttaaatttaataaatacgtTATGTGCAATTAGTGAAGGAAAAATTTTTGTTGAGGTAGAGAGATcggaaataataaaaatattatcaaaaattaaagagGATGATGGAAATATAGAAGAAGCTGCAAATATATTACAGGAGGTACAAGTAGAAACATTTATATCTATGGATAAAAGAGATAAAACAGTGTATATATTAGAACAAATGCGATTAGTATTATTAAGAAAGGATTATATTAGATGCCATGTTATAAGTAGGAAAATAAATCCATCCCTTTTAAATACAGATGAGTTTGCCGATTTGaaattaacatattatatgtatatgattGAATATTACATTAATGAAGAGTCATATTCAGATGTAGCAACATGTTATGAAGAACGgtttaatacaaatattgtGTTAAATGATCCAAACCTTTGGATTAATGAActtaaatgttatataatttttttagttctTTCACCATTTGATGAACAACAgagtaaatttttaaatttagttaaaattgaaaaaaaaaaattaaaagaaataccAATATTTGAACAAATTGTTAAAGATTTTATTAATCAAGATTTAATAGTATGGCCTTTATCATATCAAGAACACCtacttaacttttttatttttaatgatacaAAATTTGTGGGTGGACAAAATAGATggaatttatttaaaaaaaaagtaatgcATCATAATATTCATGTTATATCGAATTGTTATAATCAAATATCTTTAAATAGATTATCAGAACTCTTAAATGCAACTGTTGATGAGTCAGAAAGTTTATTGTCTGAACTCGTTTCAAATAAAATGCTAAGTTCTAAAATTGACAGATTACATGGGATTATAAAATttggacaaaaaaaaaatcctgaaaatatattaaataattggTCTCctcaaattaataaaatcttAGATCTCCTGGAGGAATCATCTCACTTAATACAAAAGGAAAGGATGCTCCATGAAGCCAAAATTAAGCGGATGCAACTCGAGAATAAGAGAATCTGA
- the PmUG01_00050300 gene encoding conserved Plasmodium protein, unknown function: MFLLNIVCKNKHELLTCCYRGQVRSYSNGEYSSYISKIFNNINNKLKKEKFEEKNEGSEKNLIYIYKQYESVIAKLEYNKMMGRDLSYCMNILSKIKFFKEHKFWINCCNKLVKGKMLHRINMQSYYIIANALSKVDVVYSCCRKGTPYEEANGRFVFFLIPPVDERGNMKKKEKKESGTQVEEEEEEEEVEDVKMEGRIKSKANDKMKNKTAVDVEFEVKTKAKSEVMTRHRIYEEIAMRFLIDIERIDMDGVSCILNMFSKLNLDDYNFLFYFFADYFVHTMLQERSTVLFNGKMPNERTGNSFVNEEIYSLVNPSKNSLLKERASCTIRIDKHNISKLVIVVHSLAKSNIVHVEFFSYVCAYFERYFTYLNNLDICNILYSMAKNVDTLFLRKKWENSSLHKRISSEHFDLYLNAIIRRISMYTNSYHNSKDHICTVQRVYHSFLKKDYALLVSRVLHKEEGNPSLLLDKLLNHVQSELVLNKLSPVQISSIALSVVKLKIILSIDIYYAFICRIHSLWKYFSLRSIADFLFSISEKNIYDRQVTVLLTYQFIKLVYEKYMNAINKKNSNLRKNIHLIKQNADGIYYLGKSSKRVTFLDEKECSLVVRVFQSFCKSFILVSNSSFVNDDLERCFPYSLRHVVPVVGSSTREEAVNRAQGSFTIVGNHKSTVNDNESNGKESFDMFSGMGNGQNFAEQHEPYIWYKMNCYPDSSSPIFTIFDKNANLINWYALRTFYLCLVQHFDIISFANKCLLCYFSVNIPYFVFPIRVSKTGTCGINASSINHDSKDVLKRDNSIPFNLQKSDKTCTYSISNRLQFCFSFSAKIIFHLLYIMKVDQQCEVTSRQILTCLLCLYLEIINVWIIPNDHVKCLTKGGLQVIRTYANSVHKEWYDDVNYNTNRFISCYLKNMNTSVVHIPCLIDVSTRYNVFYFVSLNILRKINLFLDYAKRKNYQQNELALSSRIHNEVYNCLRLVISTMKNKYRKGMKYHSEVLVGPFVLVSSREGKILTIIR, from the exons ATGTTTCTGTTAAACATAGTGTGTAAGAACAAGCATGAGCTACTAACATGCTGTTACAGGGGACAAGTACGAAGTTATAGCAATGGGGAATATTCGTCatatattagtaaaatttttaacaacataaacaataaattaaaaaaagaaaaatttgaagagaaaaatgaaggaagtgaaaagaatttaatttatatttataagcaATATGAGAGTGTGATAGCAAAACTTGAGTACAACAAAATGATGGGAAGAGATCTGTCTTATTGcatgaatattttatcaaaaataaaattttttaaggaaCACAAGTTCTGGATAAACTGCTGTAATAAATTAGTTAAAGGTAAAATGCTACACCGAATAAACATGCAgagttattatataatagctAACGCCTTGAGTAAGGTGGATGTTGTATACAGCTGTTGCCGTAAGGGAACACCATATGAAGAAGCAAATGGACGGTTCGTATTTTTCTTGATTCCCCCCGTCGATGAAAGGGgtaacatgaaaaaaaaggagaaaaaggAAAGTGGAACACAAgtagaagaagaggaagaagaggaagaagttGAAGATGTTAAAATGGAAGGTagaataaaaagtaaagCTAAcgacaaaatgaaaaacaaaactGCAGTAGACGTAGAATTTGAAGTTAAAACTAAAGCTAAATCTGAAGTTATGACTCGCCACCGGATCTACGAAGAAATTGCCATGAGATTTCTCATCGACATTGAGCGGATCGACATGGACGGAGTGAGCTGTATTTTGAATATGTTTtctaaattaaatttagatgactataattttttattctatttttttgcGGACTACTTTGTACATACCATGTTACAAGAGAGATCAACAGTATTGTTTAACGGAAAAATGCCTAATGAAAGAACTGGAAATAGTTTTGTCAACGAAGAAATTTATTCACTTGTTAATCCTAGTAAGAATTCATTACTAAAGGAAAGAGCATCATGTACCATTAGAATagataaacataatatatcaaAGTTAGTTATCGTTGTACATTCACTAGCTAAGTCTAACATAGTTCATGTAGAATTTTTCTCATATGTGTGTGCATATTTTGAAAGGTactttacatatttaaataatttagacATTTGTAATATACTGTATAGTATGGCAAAAAATGTGGATACGTTATTCTTGAggaaaaaatgggaaaactCATCTTTACATAAAAGAATATCTAGTGAACATTTTGacttatatttaaatgcaATTATAAGAAGGATTAGCATGTATACAAATTCATACCATAACAGTAAGGACCATATATGCACAGTACAACGCGTTTATcatagttttttaaaaaaagactATGCGTTACTTGTGAGTAGGGTATTACATAAGGAGGAGGGAAATCCTTCACTTTTACTCGACAAACTTCTTAACCATGTGCAGAGCGAATTGGTGCTAAACAAACTGAGCCCTGTGCAAATTTCCTCTATAGCTCTTTCAgtagtaaaattaaagataattttatctatagatatatattacgCATTTATTTGTAGAATACATTCCTTGTGGAAATACTTTTCTCTACGCAGCATCGCTGATTTTTTGTTTTCGATAAgtgaaaagaatatatatgacaGGCAGGTAACTGTGTTATTAACTTATCAATTTATCAAATTAGTTTATGAAAAGTACATGAATgctataaacaaaaaaaattccaatttaaggaaaaatatacatttaattaaacaaaatgcGGATGGTATTTACTATTTGGGTAAGTCATCTAAACGAGTTACATTCCTAGATGAGAAAGAATGCTCACTGGTTGTTCGAGTGTTTCAGTCATTTTGCAAATCATTTATACTGGTGAGTAACTCTTCCTTTGTGAATGACGATCTGGAGCGATGCTTCCCGTATAGCCTCCGCCATGTAGTTCCTGTTGTTGGAAGTAGCACTAGGGAAGAAGCGGTGAACAGGGCGCAAGGATCATTTACAATAGTTGGTAATCATAAAAGCACGGTAAATGATAATGAAAGCAATGGAAAGGAATCTTTTGACATGTTTTCAGGTATGGGAAATGGACAAAATTTTGCAGAGCAACATGAACCGTACATATGGTATAAGATGAATTGTTATCCTGATAGTAGTTCCCCAATTTTTACTATCTTTGATAAAAATGCAAATTTGATTAATTGGTATGCCCTTCGTACCTTTTATCTATGTCTTGTTCAACATTTTGACATAATATCTTTTGCGAATAAATGTTTGCtttgttatttttctgtaaatataccatattttgttttcccTATACGGGTTAGTAAAACAGGGACTTGTGGGATAAACGCATCTTCCATAAATCATGATAGTAAAGATGTGCTCAAGAGAGACAATAGTATACCTTTTAACTTGCAAAAATCAGATaaaacatgtacatattcCATTTCTAATCGTTTACAGTtttgcttttctttttctgcaaagataatatttcatctgttatatattatgaaagtAGACCAACAGTGTGAAGTTACCTCTAGGCAAATACTCACTTGTCTTTTATGTCtatatttagaaattatTAACGTATGGATTATACCAAATGACCATGTAAAATGTTTGACAAAAGGAGGGCTACAAGTGATTAGGACATACGCGAACAGTGTTCATAAAGAATGGTACGATGATGTCaattataatacaaataGATTTATTTCTTGTTATTTGAAGAATATGAACACAAGTGTTGTTCACATCCCATGTTTAATAGATGTTTCAACTcgttataatgttttttatttcgtcTCTCTAAATATacttagaaaaattaatttgttcCTAGATTATgctaaaaggaaaaattatcaGCAAAATGAGCTAGCCTTATCATCta GAATTCATAACGAAGTGTATAACTGCTTGAGATTGGTTATTAGCACCATGAAGAACAAATATAGAAAAGGGATGAAGTACCATTCCGAGGTGCTGGTCGGCCCGTTTGTGTTGGTTAGTTCCAGAGAGGGGAAGATTTTAACGATCATTCGTTAA
- the PmUG01_00050100 gene encoding tRNA pseudouridine synthase, putative — MNEWVNGKTNRHQMDERPNEKKPSGRPNNGINGENIIKGRVFIEAKLFSSYKNNAGAYLNLQNNRKKLSKDTNTRDKFVKRYMSCYVAILLLNSSIPIHYKNKRKLFYTNESTSTGDGKKNDNLKNYKNEEDRTLAGRMSISLRHYKKDDNDKKNFQETSPNVKDDPYKAHEKSLPDRSNIDASVNLSQENNNSVKRKTQGKEEEKTKKENIKKERKNDLNRARKPDSSVWNNNNTHDKRPNVNFNLNMNLHNSVDTYINQFNNKLQTSSSRILRLPLPSENKKNNKNEASIDDILYGGFLNIYKPVNLYSMKVCERVKHVLKKYFSMLNQKKINIKVGHGGTLDPFAEGVLMIGVQKGTKKLTDFLKCYKTYLALAIFGIETDTLDREGNITKVKEVKLGCSETEGGVMHRNDFTRGMMGKDAVKHSEIYEGTISRGKILENLKNFTGWTNQTPPLYSAKRVKGLRLYEYARKNIPVHIKSSKIYISYIKYLNEIELPFLDFQIHCSGGTYIRSLIRDFAYSLKNYATLIKLIRIQQNVYSYADALHYDDINIDNIKKYFIKL; from the exons atgaacgaATGGGTAAACGGCAAAACGAACAGGCACCAAATGGATGAGCGGCCAAATGAGAAGAAACCAAGTGGACGACCAAATAACGGGATAAATGGCGAAAACATTATTAAGGGAAGGGTCTTCATTGAAGCAAAATTATTCAGCTCGTATAAAAACAATGCTGG cgCTTATCTTAACCTTCAgaataacagaaaaaaattgagCAAGGACACAAATACACGTGATAAATTTGTGAAGCGATATATGTCATGTTATGTAGCAATccttttattaaattcttCCATACCAATTCATTACAAGAATAAACGTAAACTATTTTACACAAATGAAAGTACTAGCACGGGggatggaaaaaaaaatgataatttgaaaaattacaaaaatgagGAGGACAGAACACTTGCTGGCAGAATGAGTATCTCCCTCCGTCACTACAAGAAGGACGACAatgataagaaaaattttcaagAAACATCCCCAAATGTAAAGGATGATCCGTACAAAGCGCACGAAAAAAGCTTACCCGATCGAAGTAACATTGACGCTTCCGTTAATTTGAGCCAGGAGAATAATAATTCTGTCAAAAGAAAAACTCAAGGGAAAGAGGAGGAAAAGactaaaaaggaaaatattaaaaaggaaaggaaaaatgaCCTGAACAGAGCAAGAAAACCTGACAGTTCAGTATGGAATAATAACAATACGCATGATAAACGTCCGAATGTAAACTTCAATTTGAATATGAATTTGCACAATTCAGTGGATACGTATATAAACCAGTTCAACAATAAACTTCAAACAAGCAGTAGTAGAATATTGAGACTACCTCTTCCTAGtgagaacaaaaaaaataataaaaatgaagcaaGTATTGATGACATATTATATGGCGGCTTTCTGAACATTTACAAACcagtaaatttatattcaatGAAAGTATGTGAGAGGGTTAAACacgttttaaaaaagtacttCTCTATgttaaatcaaaaaaaaataaatataaaagtggGTCATGGGGGTACATTAGACCCTTTTGCTGAAGGAGTTTTAATGATAGGAGTACAAAAAGGAACTAAGAAATTAAcagattttttaaaatgctaTAAAACTTACTTAGCCTTAGCCATCTTCGGTATTGAAACAGACACCTTAGACCGGGAAGGGAACATAACAAAAGTGAAGGAAGTGAAGTTAGGGTGTAGTGAGACAGAAGGTGGAGTGATGCATAGGAATGATTTTACAAGGGGTATGATGGGAAAGGATGCAGTTAAACATAGCGAAATTTACGAAGGTACCATTAGCAGGGGTAAAATCCTTGAAAACTTGAAAAATTTCACAGGGTGGACAAACCAGACGCCTCCACTGTATTCGGCCAAAAGGGTTAAGGGACTCAGACTGTATGAGTATGCAAGGAAAAATATTCCTGTGCATATTAAGTCAAGTAAAATTTACATAagctatataaaatatttaaacgaAATTGAACTTCCCTTTTTGGATTTTCAAATACATTGTTCAGgaggtacatatataagaagTCTTATACGAGACTTTGCTTATtcgttaaaaaattatgccaCATTAATTAAACTAATTAGAATTCAACAAAATGTATACTCGTATGCAGATGCATTGCATTATGacgatataaatatagataatatcAAGAAGTATTTTATCAAGCTATAA
- the PmUG01_00050400 gene encoding conserved Plasmodium protein, unknown function, translating into MGLSTPSERKYFKLFNLAKQLDECQHDLLSYHKMEKKTEEEKTQSDQLKEKRTNQEKICILQSVNCEEDDKNEKKNSTTEKIIREQIKKEKNLKLHLTKHPYYNYYYCCKEKEQKKGMHICSNKNKNTNTLQSYERNINNNNNSKNASLNILKKEGTRAKRLPNDRKKIKYGENKTYHHNIVNGTTNKGNEQKINYIDKNKFMCIYGREKALSNSSTHSSGTSTKGKRSTRNSSSLSYYINDEKRRGTFLYENNTLVKNLNILERTNSNNTKKENSGSNPDNLIDDTHNTISVLNKLEAKKKNKCQKNKSTQNYASKYNCSKEKMPKILSKFSRYSTNSPHLSKCVYTLMNPKKSNKLLPKKWSMQKEVGAKNYSPMKVQHKDVNSQSAHIKTCKELMRALNRSSVIILTNNHKKKSRKKKNERKENFK; encoded by the exons ATGGGACTCTCTACACCCTctgaaagaaaatatttcaaattatttaacCTAGCCAAACAACTGGATGAGTGTCAGCATGATTTATTAAGCTATcataaaatggaaaagaaaaCAGAAGAAGAGAAAACCCAGTCTGAccaattaaaagaaaaaa GAACTAatcaagaaaaaatatgcattttaCAAAGTGTCAATTGTGAAGAAGACGACAAAaacgaaaagaaaaattctaCTACAGAGAAGATTATCAGAGAACAG ataaaaaaagagaaaaatttaaaactgCATTTAACGAAACATCCATATTAtaactactactactgctgtaaagaaaaagaacaaaaaaaaggtatgCACATTTGTTCAAATAAGAACAAGAATACAAACACCTTACAGTCTTATGAacgaaatataaataacaataataatagcaaaaaCGCAAGCCTAAATATCCTTAAAAAAGAAGGCACAAGAGCAAAACGTCTACCGAatgatagaaaaaaaataaaatatggtGAAAACAAAACTTACCATCATAACATAGTGAATGGTACTACTAACAAGGGTAACGAGCAAAAGATAAACTATAtcgataaaaataaatttatgtgtATCTATGGCAGAGAAAAAGCGCTATCTAACAGCTCAACACATTCTAGCGGTACTTCAACAAAGGGAAAAAGAAGTACTAGGAACAGCTCTTCCTTAtcgtattatataaatgatgaaaaaagaagaggaacCTTTTTATATGAGAATAATACCTTGGTGAAAAATTTGAACATATTAGAAAGAACAAACAGTAATAATACGAAGAAGGAAAACAGTGGAAGTAATCCCGACAACTTAATTGACGATACGCACAATACCATATCAGTCTTAAACAAATtagaagcaaaaaaaaaaaacaaatgccaaaaaaataaaagtacacAAAATTATGCATCCAAATATAACTgctcaaaagaaaaaatgccaaaaattttatcaaaattttcaaGATATTCAACAAATAGTCCGCACCTTTCGAAATGTGTTTATACCCTTATGAACcctaaaaaaagtaataagtTGTTACCTAAAAAATGGAGTATGCAGAAAGAAGTGGGAGCTAAAAACTACTCCCCTATGAAGGTACAACATAAGGACGTAAACAGCCAGAGTGCACATATCAAAACATGCAAAGAACTAATGAGAGCTTTAAACCGTTCCAGTGTTATTATCCTTACtaataatcataaaaaaaaatcaagaaaaaaaaaaaatgaaagaaaggaaaatttCAAGTAG
- the PmUG01_00050000 gene encoding conserved Plasmodium protein, unknown function, whose translation MVKIGKKLKGFDEGIKRLDTHKDREIEEEEKTKISYKGNKYGSGKFSRKTVEQTREHPTEYPSENNDALYLVEESILVKKKYNDPSFYLERNSTSAFLVLLLYKILIIKPDNIIEFILKELECLLKDKFEKSKKFNNISDNNNIRTVTSERHKDDAKNFIGKKFHLTEPKSTYLEKYKFFQGERFLSLDNLLEAVNFIKIENSDQVYFNSLLKIIKHFENSQNKDELLKENIQLNDSIPLNKAIHLTKTFYINYFHSIVPNTT comes from the coding sequence ATGGTGAAGATAGGAAAGAAACTGAAAGGGTTTGACGAAGGAATAAAGAGACTAGACACACACAAAGATAGAGAAATAGAGGAGgaagaaaaaacgaaaatatCGTATAAAGGGAATAAATACGGAAGTGGGAAGTTCAGTAGAAAGACAGTCGAACAGACTAGGGAACATCCAACTGAATACCCAAGTGAAAATAATGACGCTTTATACCTAGTAGAGGAAAGCATATTGGTTAAGAAAAAGTACAATGATCCGAGTTTTTATTTAGAAAGGAACAGTACGTCTGCTTTTTTGGTTCTcctattatacaaaatattgaTAATCAAACCAGATAATATCATCGAATTTATACTTAAAGAATTAGAATGTTTGCTAAAagataaatttgaaaaaagcaagaaatttaataatattagtgaCAATAACAATATCCGCACAGTAACTAGCGAAAGGCATAAAGACGACgctaaaaattttattggtAAAAAATTCCACTTAACAGAACCAAAATCTACGTacttagaaaaatataaatttttccaAGGGGAACGTTTTCTCAGCTTAGATAATTTATTGGAAgctgtaaattttattaaaatagaaaattccGATCAAGTATATTTCAACagcttattaaaaattataaaacattttgaAAATTCACAAAATAAGGATGAACTcttaaaggaaaatatacaACTTAATGATAGTATACCACTGAACAAGGCAATACACTTAACCAAAACCTTTTACATCAACTATTTTCATAGCATTGTGCCCAATACGACTTAA